The Streptomyces sp. cg36 genomic interval CGCACACGTCTCCGCGATCCGCCACAGCCGTCCGGCGCGGTCGGCGTGCACCGTGAGGACCACCGGGCCCCCGCACCGCACCGCCGCCGCCGCGGGCCGCGCACCGCCGCGGTGTCCGTCGAGGGTGTCGGGCGTGTGCCAGGCGCAGTCGGCGGCGCGGCAGGCGCACCACACGTCGCCGCGCGGTCCGCCGCCCGAGCGGACGTGCGCCAAGTGCCCGTTGACGTGCTCCACCGCGCCCTTGCGGGCCTGGGCCGCGGTGGTGAAGCGCTGGTCGGCGCAGGCCGGCCGGGAACAGGAGAGCCGGACGGTGCCCGCGGAAGGGCGGCCGTAGGGGGCCAGACGCACCGTCCACACCCGCCCGGTGACGCGCCCCTGCTGCGTGTCGGCCTCCACCGCCATGTACGACTCCCCGCGTTGTGAGATCTGTTGTCCGGGACATTCCCCATCATCGGTGAAGGAGTCCGATCAGCCCTCGAAAAGCGGAAGTTCGCTCCCGGCGTGTCTGCTTCGGACCCACCCGACGATATTCGCGGCAGGACGGCGGCCGTCGGCTTTACGCTCATTGCGTGAGCATGATCTACGTACTCGACGGCAGGCGGATCCATTCCCTGGAGGACTTCTGGCGGGTGATCGGCGAGAGCGTGAACGGGCCGGGCGGCTATTTCGGCAAGAACCTCGACGCCTTGGCCGACTGCCTTCATGGCGGATTCGGCACTCCGGACGACGGCGACTTCCGATTCGAGTGGCACGACCACGAGGAGGCGCGCGAGGCGCTCGGACACGCGGAAACGGCACGGCAGTTGGAGAGGCGCCTGGCGCA includes:
- a CDS encoding barstar family protein → MSMIYVLDGRRIHSLEDFWRVIGESVNGPGGYFGKNLDALADCLHGGFGTPDDGDFRFEWHDHEEAREALGHAETARQLERRLAHCHFTNRESVAAELAAAREGHGPTVFDWLVGIFEREAPGRLLLR